CCGATCACTTAGCGATTGCCGCTGCGCGGGCCGCGATTGCCGCCACCCGGGCGGCCGCCGCCGGGGCGTCCACCGGGACGTGGACCACCGCCCGGGCGCTGGCCGCCGCCGGGGCGCTGGCCACCCGGGCGGTTGCCGCCGCCGGGACGTGCATTGCCGCGGCGTTCACCACCCGGAGCGCGATTGCCGTAGTTGTTGCCGAAGTCCCGCTGCTCGAACCGATTGCCCTGGGCGCGGTTGCCATCGGGTTCGGCGCGATTGCCAAAATTGCCGCGTGCCTGGCGCTGGCGCTCGCCGTAGGGGCTGCTGTCGGGATGGCCGTAGGGCAGCTCGTTGCCACCGCGCGGACCGCGCCGCTCGGCGGTGTCGCCCCAGGGACGCTCGTTGCCGCGACCGCCGCGGGCAGGGCCTGCACCGCTGCGGTTACCGCCGCGGCCCGGACCCTGGCCTTGGCCCTGGCCTTGACCCGGACCACCACGTCCGCGGCCGGCACCGCGATTGAATTCATCGCCGGCAGACCAGGTGCGCGGAATCACCACTTCCTGGCCCGGCGCAGCGCCACGACGGCGGTTGGGACCGCCGGCTCCGGCGCCGGCGCCTGCACGGCGCTGCGGCTTGGCCGTATTGCCGTCGGCACCACCGCGCGCGCCGCCGCCCGGGCCGGGACGCTTGCGTCCACGTCCGCCCGGACGTGCCGGAGCGTCATCGCGGATGCGATCAAAGCGGGTGAGTTCGCGCGCTTCGCCGCGATCCACGCCTGTCCAGGCCTGCGCCGCACGCGGGGCAGGGCGGTACTCGTTGACGACGGTCTGCGCCGCGCGCCGCTGGTGAATCACCGGCTGCAGGGTCAGCGTCGGTTCGTTCTGCGTAGCGCCGCAGAGTTCGCGCAGCGGCTTGACCAGGTCGGCGTCCAGTTCCTGCGAATGGCCGCGCTTGAGCGGACGGGGCAGCTCGACATTGCCGTAGCGCACGCGCTT
This genomic stretch from Tahibacter amnicola harbors:
- the rluB gene encoding 23S rRNA pseudouridine(2605) synthase RluB is translated as MTAAPRRTLTLKRPAPSDAAPAVEERLHKVLANAGLGSRRLLEQRIQNGEVTVNAATATLGMSVKSGDRVEIDGKLFVVIRDDAEQAQVLVYHKPEGVVTTRDDPEGRPTVFEQLPRLKGQRWIAVGRLDINTTGLLLLTTDGNLANALMHPSSEIEREYICRVHGEVPDEVLERLKAGIELDDGPAHFDDIGVISRSGSHSWFRVVIREGRNREVRRLWDAMGFLVSRLKRVRYGNVELPRPLKRGHSQELDADLVKPLRELCGATQNEPTLTLQPVIHQRRAAQTVVNEYRPAPRAAQAWTGVDRGEARELTRFDRIRDDAPARPGGRGRKRPGPGGGARGGADGNTAKPQRRAGAGAGAGGPNRRRGAAPGQEVVIPRTWSAGDEFNRGAGRGRGGPGQGQGQGQGPGRGGNRSGAGPARGGRGNERPWGDTAERRGPRGGNELPYGHPDSSPYGERQRQARGNFGNRAEPDGNRAQGNRFEQRDFGNNYGNRAPGGERRGNARPGGGNRPGGQRPGGGQRPGGGPRPGGRPGGGRPGGGNRGPRSGNR